The genomic region TCGAAATTTcccttttaataattttaatctgaAAAGGATCTaaatttcgattaaaaaaaattctttttaaatttacttacaAACAAGAATAGGAATGATTGCATAAGCAAAGCTGATATAAGCAACGGCCCCCAAACTCAGCTTATAAATATTCGCGGTTTTAGCCGCGTCGTTTCCAGTTCCAACGTATAAAAAGCCGGTCATTAGACCGCACAAAATATGATGGGCCACGTTTATACCCATCGCTAATTTACGACGCTTCGTTTGAATAAAATGCCGTTTCAATAAAACCCCCGTCTGCTTTAAAAACCCAATTCGTCTCCGttcactttttaaatttccatacGAAACGATTTCTTTATTACCACATTTCTCTCTATCGAATCGATACGGTGTGAACACCGAATTGCATCTTAACGAGATCTCTTCGTTGTTTTGGCTCAtttctaaaacttttaaaggaaattcattttcgcatttttttttggaaattttgatttactttACTGTAATCGGCCGGGTTGTAATTCTTTGGGCAcggaaataaaatgttatctaGAAAGGGAACTAATCCGTTTACTGTGCCATCGTAAATACAACGACCATCGTTTATGAAATAAACATGTTCGAGCATGTTGAAAATTATATTTGACGGCTGGTGTATTGtgcaaattattgtttttccatCGCGGGATAATGATCTTAATAAATCGATTGTGTTTTTTGCAGATACTTCATCAAGaccactaaaataaaaataattaaacaaataattaaaaaataattataattagcgccatcttttgGTATATTTTTTACCTAGTTGGTTCATCCATAAAAATAATGGGGGGGTCACTAATTAATTCCAAAGCAATTGAGAGCCTTCGTTTCTCACCACCAGATAAATTTTCAGTCATCGTATTTAAAGAggatgttaaatttaatttttcaactaTACTTAAGCaagttttgattttatttgagGCTGATAATCGTTTATCTAGCTTTAATTCGGCAACGAGTAATAAGGATTCTTTTACAGTTAGCGAAGTttgtaataaatcatcatCCATTAAGTAAATcgaggaattttttaaatcagctCCACTACAAATTGCATCATTAATCGAAACTTTACCTCCGATGTTTGTTGTTCTAAAATTAagggtttattaaaattaatttttttgatgtcAATATTTACATATGACCGGATAAAAGGTTGATTAAGGTCGTTTTACCAGCACCGCTACCTCCTAAAATGCCGGTTAATTGACCCGAATAAAAACAGCCAgacaagttttttaaaatttcttgatttgctaaggttaaagaaaacacaaaaattgttattattaaatcaattaactactcatttttttttcttagtcAAAGGTCGATGAAAACGAGTTCATGCAATTTTTACTTTGATTAAGTTGTTTATGGTTgtttagataaaaaagaaataatattgatataacctcaaaatgtcaaaaaattactaaatgtCAGTCTGACGTTTaaggttattttttaatttatttagatttaattataaatgtgattttatcattataaatcgtggatcgtttaaaaataaagtgcgATTTATATTAAGAATTAATCTTTGTAAAAAGCGTAAAACTACATATGACCTTGACCTTTGTTCAATTCAAGAAGTTGTGTACTGTTTAAACAAAGTTATTACGATATCCTTTTTAACATTCAAAGAGGCaaacaaatttgtttaatattccCATTGAATTTAGATATTTAATTGTCGAAATATTCCATGaatatattaacatttttattacattttgagatataaatgttgtaatttgaaagatttaaaaataaaatcatttggaAAGTTTCAGGCTTAACTTCCTCTTTAACTTTCACTTTTGTTAATTAGAAtcgttaaaattaatctcACCTGTTCCCCGATTTAATTTGGGgtaaacaatattttcaaatttaatatcaacaCAACtcatttctgttttatttcatttaatagtACACAATCTTTTATTAAGTGCATAAAAAGGACACGACGACGTCGAGTACATGCGAAAAGTGATCACAATTCAAGAGAGAAACTTGTTTATATGACACAAGCTCCTGAGAAaggataaattttttattggttcGGAAGGTCGCGTcgaatattaaataaaaattatcataaaagtttattttaaataattaattattaatcatcCTCGTTTTCGTTTAAATCCATCCCCCGAAGACTCTCCAAAATCTCTTCGCAACCTTTCCGATTACGAAACAACCCCATTTGCTTCTCTAACTTCCCTTTAAGCGCTTTCCCACAAACAACAGCCaacgattttaaaagaaccccAATTAAATCTTGAAAATCACCGTCCTCATCATCAAAATGCACCATTAACGTATCGATAATATAATTATGATGACTCCGATAAGTTACACGAAGAAACTCATCCGGGACATTCTCAAAAATAACCCCGAGACATTGAACGCAACTTAATCTAACTTTATCAGTGGGGTCATCAAGCCTTTTAATAACTTCCGggtaaattttaacaaaatcgtcgattttccAACAATTTCTTCGTTGTGCCGTTTCTTTTAAAAGGGCTAAATCTTGAATCGCTAATTGTCGACTTCGGAAATTCGAATCTTGTGATAACGAAATCAATAGAGGGGTAAGTTTATCGAAGAGTGGGCGAAAAACTTCTTGATCGCAGAATATTTCAACATCATCGTTTGGATTTAGGGCGCTAAATAGGCAAGAAGCCGCCATTGTACGCATAGCTTCTGATGTACGACCAGCGTGCCAAACTAACGAAGGTACGAGAACctctaaaacatcaaaattaattaaatggttatttaaataatcaacattaaaaaaataccgaTAACTAAAACCTCtaaaaacgaattaagatCGTCTTtggaatgtttaaaaataatgttttttgaatCCATCGCTTTTGTTAAAGCAACAAATGTTTTTAAGCGCGACTCAACATCCGAATCAAGGTGTAAAGCATCGATTAAAATGTCTCCgattaatcttaaattttcCCCGAATGCTtcctctaaaaataaaattaacaaattaattattagaatCACTTTGATTCATTAATCACCTGATtctaacaaaataaattca from Onthophagus taurus isolate NC chromosome 5, IU_Otau_3.0, whole genome shotgun sequence harbors:
- the LOC111426252 gene encoding ATP-binding cassette subfamily G member 4-like isoform X1; this encodes MSCVDIKFENIVYPKLNRGTANQEILKNLSGCFYSGQLTGILGGSGAGKTTLINLLSGHITTNIGGKVSINDAICSGADLKNSSIYLMDDDLLQTSLTVKESLLLVAELKLDKRLSASNKIKTCLSIVEKLNLTSSLNTMTENLSGGEKRRLSIALELISDPPIIFMDEPTSGLDEVSAKNTIDLLRSLSRDGKTIICTIHQPSNIIFNMLEHVYFINDGRCIYDGTVNGLVPFLDNILFPCPKNYNPADYILEMSQNNEEISLRCNSVFTPYRFDREKCGNKEIVSYGNLKSERRRIGFLKQTGVLLKRHFIQTKRRKLAMGINVAHHILCGLMTGFLYVGTGNDAAKTANIYKLSLGAVAYISFAYAIIPILVYPFQIKIIKREISNDWYGLKAYFLTQSLAPLPYMIPLCFLFTISCFGIVDSSLSLERYSRLSVILIGVAIVSHFYGHTIGAIFNAKNACVIGSMVATIAMNIGSFHHYRISFTTWVIRQTTFTRYGVTGCLLTFYQNRKLNCSEIVCRHSVEKLIYDDFGVGIPSYLVQLSGLVVNVICYAICFYVILRIKFYSNLVEVWRNFKAKLSK
- the LOC111426252 gene encoding ATP-binding cassette sub-family G member 1-like isoform X2, whose amino-acid sequence is MSCVDIKFENIVYPKLNRGTANQEILKNLSGCFYSGQLTGILGGSGAGKTTLINLLSGHITTNIGGKVSINDAICSGADLKNSSIYLMDDDLLQTSLTVKESLLLVAELKLDKRLSASNKIKTCLSIVEKLNLTSSLNTMTENLSGGEKRRLSIALELISDPPIIFMDEPTSGLDEVSAKNTIDLLRSLSRDGKTIICTIHQPSNIIFNMLEHVYFINDGRCIYDGTVNGLVPFLDNILFPCPKNYNPADYILEMSQNNEEISLRCNSVFTPYRFDREKCGNKEIVSYGNLKSERRRIGFLKQTGVLLKRHFIQTKRRKLAMGINVAHHILCGLMTGFLYVGTGNDAAKTANIYKLSLGAVAYISFAYAIIPILVYPFQIKIIKREISNDWYGLKAYFLTQSLAPLPYMFSFLDTFMLFIYNIMFWYCGFIFIIREILPFICDIDWRRYRIPFLRTHHRSDF
- the LOC111426252 gene encoding ATP-binding cassette sub-family G member 1-like isoform X3, whose amino-acid sequence is MSCVDIKFENIVYPKLNRGTANQEILKNLSGCFYSGQLTGILGGSGAGKTTLINLLSGHITTNIGGKVSINDAICSGADLKNSSIYLMDDDLLQTSLTVKESLLLVAELKLDKRLSASNKIKTCLSIVEKLNLTSSLNTMTENLSGGEKRRLSIALELISDPPIIFMDEPTSGLDEVSAKNTIDLLRSLSRDGKTIICTIHQPSNIIFNMLEHVYFINDGRCIYDGTVNGLVPFLDNILFPCPKNYNPADYILEMSQNNEEISLRCNSVFTPYRFDREKCGNKEIVSYGNLKSERRRIGFLKQTGVLLKRHFIQTKRRKLAMGINVAHHILCGLMTGFLYVGTGNDAAKTANIYKLSLGAVAYISFAYAIIPILVY